Genomic window (Thomasclavelia spiroformis DSM 1552):
TTATCATTGGTTCGTTTTGTTGTATTTGTTCATCAGTTCGACCATCTAAACATAGGGGATGTTTGGTTCCCTCTTCTTGAATAATTTTAATTGCTTTCTGTATATCACTTTCATAAGATATTTCAACATATAAATAATTAGCTTTTTGGGCTTTTACATTTGAAATATTTTCAATTATTGCTTTATTCATAATTGCATTAGGAATAATTATTTGTGTACGTTCAATTGTCTCAATAATACTATGTCTCATTGAAATATCAATAACTGTACCACGAACATTATATTCTTGAACATTAACAAAATCACCTATTTTATAAGGTTTATAAGTCATAATCATAAATCCATTAATCAAATTACTTGCAGCCTCTTGTGAAGCTAACCCAACAACAACTGCAATAATTCCCCCACTTGCAAGTAATGCTTTGATAATTGATTCCATTGCTTTGATTTCGCTCATAATAACAGCTAAAATCAAAACTATTAAAACAATTCTTTTTATTCGCATTGGTAAAGTTAATTTTAAAGGATCTTTAATTTGTTTTTTTAAAACTTTATTTATAATCTTATTTATAATTAATATTGCAATAATTGACAAAATAATACTAATTCCACTATTTATTAAGCCATTTTTAAATATACCATCTATTTGTTTATAGATATTTTCCATTAAATCACCTACTTAATTTTTGTTTTATAATACATTGATAACAAACGTAAACATAAACATTGAATTGCACCAATCATAGCTACTATTATTGATAAATAGCTAATCCAAAATAAAGTATTATTACCCGTATTGAAAGTATTTATTATTAAAAAAACAATAATGGAAATTATCGTTATAATTCCTGAATATTTAGAAAAGAGCATAAATTTTGAAGCTAATAATTCATTTTTATTCATCTTATTTACCTATACAAAAGCGTTTAAATAGTTCGTCCAATAAATCTTCTTTTGCTTTTTC
Coding sequences:
- a CDS encoding mechanosensitive ion channel family protein, which encodes MENIYKQIDGIFKNGLINSGISIILSIIAILIINKIINKVLKKQIKDPLKLTLPMRIKRIVLIVLILAVIMSEIKAMESIIKALLASGGIIAVVVGLASQEAASNLINGFMIMTYKPYKIGDFVNVQEYNVRGTVIDISMRHSIIETIERTQIIIPNAIMNKAIIENISNVKAQKANYLYVEISYESDIQKAIKIIQEEGTKHPLCLDGRTDEQIQQNEPMINVHCVEFNPSGIQLRATLLTKDNSSGFQLLSDLRFKIKARFDEEGIEIPYPHHVVINETNK